From one Solanum lycopersicum chromosome 12, SLM_r2.1 genomic stretch:
- the LOC101267583 gene encoding ribonuclease 3-like protein 2 — MQFIQSTDKSLFLHNHHQNRVPLTHRIMMESPESCVILTNPINKSIALIPDDDYIITDMAASIRAVEEILDYNFKNKKLLEQALTHSSCTDSPSYQRLEFVGDAALGLAISNFVYLTYPELDPGQLSLLRSANVSTEKLARVAVKHSLYKFVRHNTTTLDEKVKEFVIAVEQEEEAEVHGGVMKAPKVLADIVESVVAAVYVDMHFDLKLLWKKINRLLEPIITLDLLAQQPQPVTMLYELCQKDGKHVDIKHWRKEEKDIASVYVDGQFVVSATSENKENAKLHAAKSAITKLACNHTSKLDLEVEPNTEFGGAKQKLNELCGRKKWPAPTYRIEKQVGPSHDRRFICSVQVAVAKGVVFVMGDEKTRVKDAENSAASAMIWGLQGSNLS, encoded by the exons ATGCAGTTCATTCAAAGTACTGACAAATCACTTTTTCTGCACAATCATCATCAAAACAGAGTACCGCTGACCCACCGGATTATGATGGAGTCACCGGAATCTTGCGTCATTCTGACAAATCCAATCAATAAGAGCATCGCATTAATTCCCGACGATGACTATATCATCACAGATATGGCGGCATCCATAAGGGCAGTTGAGGAGATTTTAGACTACAAttttaagaataagaaacttCTCGAACAAGCTCTTACGCACTCTTCCTGCACCGATTCTCCGTCGTATCAACGCCTTGAGTTCGTCGGCGATGCTGCTCTTGGCTTAGCTATATcgaattttgtttatttgactTACCCTGAACTTGACCCTGGGCAACTCTCTCTCCTCCGCTCTGCTAATGTTAGCACTGAAAAGCTTGCGAGAGTCGCCGTTAAGCACTCTCTTTATAAATTTGTTCGCCACAACACTACTACCCTCGATGAAAAG GTGAAGGAATTCGTGATAGCAGTAGAACAGGAGGAGGAGGCGGAGGTACACGGAGGAGTAATGAAGGCCCCGAAGGTACTGGCTGATATTGTGGAGTCAGTGGTGGCAGCTGTATATGTGGATATGCACTTTGATCTGAAGCTTCTCTGGAAG AAAATTAATCGCCTCCTCGAGCCGATTATCACACTGGACTTGCTTGCACAACAACCACAGCCTGTAACTATGCTGTATGAGCTTTGCCAGAAGGACGGGAAACATGTTGATATAAAGCATtggagaaaagaagagaaagacaTAGCTAGTGTTTATGTTGATGGTCAATTTGTTGTTTCCGCTACTTCTGAGAACAAGGAAAATGCTAAACTTCACGCTGCAAAGTCTGCAATCACAAAGTTGGCCTGTAATCATACTAGTAAGCTGGATCTTGAAGTCGAACCAAACACTGAGTTTGGAGGAGCAAAGCAGAAGCTGAATGAGCTATGTGGAAGAAAGAAATGGCCCGCTCCAACTTAcag AATTGAGAAACAGGTAGGCCCTTCTCATGATAGGAGGTTTATTTGTTCAGTGCAAGTTGCAGTAGCTAAAGGCGTGGTTTTTGTGATGGGAGATGAGAAGACGCGTGTAAAAGATGCAGAGAATTCTGCTGCATCAGCCATGATTTGGGGTCTGCAAGGTTCCAATCTCAGTTAG